A window of Castanea sativa cultivar Marrone di Chiusa Pesio chromosome 1, ASM4071231v1 contains these coding sequences:
- the LOC142642958 gene encoding putative xyloglucan endotransglucosylase/hydrolase protein 23, with translation MASFSLIRSSCLLVVIMASSLMLAFAGNFYQDFDLTWGDGRAQILNNGELLTLSLDKASGSGFNSKNEYLFGKIDMQVKLVSGNSAGTVTAYYLRSEGSLWDEIDFEFLGNLSGDPYIVHTNIFSQGKGNREQQFYLWFDPTADFHTYSILWNPQRIILSVDGTPIREFKNLESIGVPFPKNQSMKIHSSLWNADDWATRGGLVKTDWTQAPFTASYRNFNASACVWSSGASSCSSTSPSTSRSNAWLSEKMDSTSQERLQWVQKNYMIYNYCTDTKRFPQGLPPECTATNTS, from the exons AtggcttctttctctttaatTCGTTCATCTTGTCTGCTAGTTGTGATAATGGCTAGCTCTCTGATGTTGGCTTTTGCGGGTAATTTCTACCAAGACTTTGACCTTACCTGGGGAGATGGCCGAGCTCAGATACTCAACAATGGAGAGCTTCTTACTCTCTCCCTTGACAAAGCCTCTGGCTCTGGTTTCAACTCCAAGAATGAGTATCTGTTTGGCAAGATTGATATGCAAGTCAAGCTTGTTTCTGGTAACTCTGCTGGCACTGTGACTGCCTACTAT TTACGCTCAGAAGGGTCATTGTGGGATGAGATAGACTTTGAATTTTTGGGCAACCTAAGCGGTGATCCATACATTGttcacacaaatattttcaGCCAAGGCAAAGGCAATAGAGAGCAGCAATTCTACCTATGGTTTGACCCCACCGCTGATTTCCACACCTATTCCATTCTTTGGAATCCCCAACGCATCAT CTTATCTGTAGATGGCACTCCCATTAGAGAGTTCAAGAACTTGGAGTCAATTGGCGTTCCATTTCCCAAAAACCAGTCCATGAAGATACACTCAAGCCTCTGGAATGCTGATGATTGGGCCACAAGGGGTGGACTAGTGAAGACAGATTGGACACAAGCTCCTTTCACAGCTTCCTATAGAAACTTCAATGCAAGTGCTTGTGTTTGGTCCTCTGGGGCATCTTCTTGTAGTTCAACTTCACCTTCCACCTCACGTAGCAATGCTTGGCTCTCCGAAAAGATGGACTCAACAAGCCAAGAGAGGCTCCAGTGGGTGCAAAAGAATTACATGATATACAACTACTGCACAGACACTAAGCGATTTCCTCAAGGCCTTCCTCCAGAATGCACTGCCACAAACACGTCCTAA